The genomic region GGTCTGACCCATCCCCTGCGGCAGCTTTGGATTTCAGATTCTCTGCGGCATTGGGGGAGAGGTGCTGTTCCAACAGTTGCACGGCATCGGGCAGGGCACTGGGAAAGGTCAGCGCCAGATCATCCAAGGCTTCGGCAAATTCGCGGATCACGGCATAAAGCGTGTCGCGGTTGATCGGCCCCAAACGCGACATGGTCAATGCAAGGGTTTCTTGGTGTTCTGGGGGCAGGCGGTCAATCGAGGGGGTTAGTCCCTGCGACAGAAGCAGACGCACAATCACCGCCGCCTTTTGCGAGGGTTTCAGCGGCCGCACCCGCGCGGCGCGCGAAGGCAGGCCTTGGATAGCCATCGCGGCAGGCCCAAGGATTTCTTCCTCCTGCGTTTCTGAAAAACTTGCACCGCTCAAGGGGTCTTTGACCCGCCCGGCAACGGCCATATTCTCTGTATCATCCGACAGCATATCCATGCGCATCACCCAGATCTCGCTTCACCCATGGGCGAATGTGGCGGCAAATCCTTAATCATTGCCTAGCATGCGGAGGTCAAAACGTGATGTTATGTGCAAGATTTTACACGATTTAAAAGGAAAACCCCGCCTTTGAGGGGCGGGGTTTGTTGCGGGTGCTGCCGTCTTTGGCCCTTAGCCAAAAACGCGCTTGAAAATCGTGTCTACGTGTTTGGTGTGATAGCCGAGGTCGAATTTCTCTTCGATTTCTGCGGCGCTCAGTGCGGCGGTCACTTCGGCATCTGCGAGAAGTTCGGTTTTGAAATCAGCCCCTTGCTCCCAAACTTTCATCGCGTTGCGTTGGACAAGGCGATAGGCGTCCTCGCGGCTGACGCCCGCTTGGGTCAACGCCAAAAGCACGCGCTGCGACATCACCAAACCCTTAAACTTGTTCATATTGGCAAGCATGGTTTCGGGATAGATCACCAGTTTTTCGACAACGCCCGCCAAGCGGTTTAATGCGAAGTCCAAGGTGATGGTGGCATCAGGGGCAATCCCGCGCTCTACTGAACTGTGCGAGATATCCCGCTCGTGCCAAAGCGCGACATTTTCCATTGCGGGGATCACCGCCATTCGCACAAGCCGCGCAAGCCCTGTCAGGTTTTCGGTCAAGACAGGGTTGCGCTTATGCGGCATTGCCGAGGAGCCCTTTTGCCCCGCAGAGAAGAATTCTTCTGCTTCAAGCACTTCAGTGCGTTGCATATGACGGATTTCGATTGCGATATTTTCAATGCTGCTTGCAATGACGCCAAGCGTGGCAAAGAACATCGCGTGACGATCGCGAGGGATCACTTGGGTTGAAATCGGCTCAGGCGAAAGGCCCATCATTTTGCAGACATGTTCCTCAACGGCGGGGTCGATATTGGCGAATGTGCCAACCGCGCCTGAAATCGCACCCGTGGCGATCTCGGCACGCGCGGCTTGCAGGCGGGCCTTGTTGCGATCCATTTCCGCATAGAAGCGGGCAAAGGTCAGGCCCATTGTGGTGGGTTCTGCGTGAATGCCGTGGCTGCGGCCAATCCGAACGGTGTCTTTATGCTCTATCGCGCGGGTTTTGAGCGCGGCTAAGACCTTCTCCAGATCCGCCAGCAAAATATCCGCCGCGCGCACAAGCTGCACGTTCAGGGTGGTGTCCAGAACGTCTGATGAGGTCATGCCCTGATGCACGAACCGCGCATCCTCAGACCCGATATGCTCGGCCAAATGGGTAAGAAAGGCGATCACATCATGCTTGGTGACAGCTTCAATCTCGTCAATGCGGGCCACATCGAATTCTACATCCTTGGCCTTCCAAACGGCGGCGGCGTTTTCGCGGGGGATCACGCCAAGCTCGGCCTGCGCATCGCAGGCATGGGCTTCGATCTCATACCAGATGCGGAATTTGGTTTCGGGCGACCAAATGGCAACCATTTCAGGGCGGGCATAGCGGGGGATCATGGGCGAACCTTCTGTAATGCAGTTTCAAAGGGGTTGCGCGCCTTCTAATCTAAATGTCACAGAAGGGGAAACCGCTTTTCGACCGCCTGCGACCATGAGGGAGGCCAAATTGGATCATTGCGCCCTAATACCAGAAAGTGACGCGCTGGCAGGCGCGTGGCGGGTCGCGCGCGAGATCCACGATCACCGCGCAGAAATGCACGGTCATTTCGAAGGGCATGCGCGGTTCACCCCCGCTGAGGATGGTGTCCTGCGCTATCACGAGGCAGGGCGTTTGAACTATGGCGCGGGTCAAATCTTTGAGGCGGAGCGGCGCTATATTTGGCGGCGCGTCCCAGAGGGTTGGCAAGTGGATTTTGACGATACCCGCCCCTTTCACCTCATTCGCGCC from Rhodobacterales bacterium HKCCA1288 harbors:
- a CDS encoding adenylosuccinate lyase, whose amino-acid sequence is MIPRYARPEMVAIWSPETKFRIWYEIEAHACDAQAELGVIPRENAAAVWKAKDVEFDVARIDEIEAVTKHDVIAFLTHLAEHIGSEDARFVHQGMTSSDVLDTTLNVQLVRAADILLADLEKVLAALKTRAIEHKDTVRIGRSHGIHAEPTTMGLTFARFYAEMDRNKARLQAARAEIATGAISGAVGTFANIDPAVEEHVCKMMGLSPEPISTQVIPRDRHAMFFATLGVIASSIENIAIEIRHMQRTEVLEAEEFFSAGQKGSSAMPHKRNPVLTENLTGLARLVRMAVIPAMENVALWHERDISHSSVERGIAPDATITLDFALNRLAGVVEKLVIYPETMLANMNKFKGLVMSQRVLLALTQAGVSREDAYRLVQRNAMKVWEQGADFKTELLADAEVTAALSAAEIEEKFDLGYHTKHVDTIFKRVFG